In the Limanda limanda chromosome 1, fLimLim1.1, whole genome shotgun sequence genome, one interval contains:
- the ric1 gene encoding guanine nucleotide exchange factor subunit RIC1 isoform X2 — protein sequence MYFLTGWPRRLLCPLRSEEEPFHIQPSSQRLYFAVLSDTQLSVWFSRPSVLIVSYIESSKAATQFGFYQQAEWKPDDSMIAVATAKGYILLFDVLGGGDDKYLYEPVYPKGSSRVKVTPGYKEEQCAPALSLEMKKPVDLEAPITSLQSLQEDLLVCTADGYLHVLHWDGLGSNGRKAICLTTIPFSLDLQSARGGPSLDLEGVYIRCMEYCVTHDGYAVVLSDGRLGFITPLNNTITADQLQGVWAADVTDGTCVAVNNKYRLMAFGCASGSVLVYMIDSAGSMQLSHKLELTPKHYPDIYNKTGPVKLICWSPDYSVVMVTWECGGLSLWSVFGAHLICTLGEDFAYRSDGTKKDPIKICSMSWGAEGYHLWVLPIKPERKRQEEQQEEVEMETVEPPQPSLQAGILQFQFIKSALTVNPCTSNQEQVLLHGEDRLYLTCGDPSQVQGNSDPHTHLHPCDGSPMHPAPKHESSLSQGLSTLLGHKHWHVVQIHSTYLESNWPIRFAAIDTAGQCMAVAGRRGFAHYSLFTRKWKLFGNITQEQNMTVTGGLAWWNDFVVVACYNHIDHQEQLRLYQRSSNLDNAFASVTKLHSGTLLLNVFRDMVILFRDDCSICLYSIERRNDGPNPSASVELLQEVSMSRYIPHPALVVSVTLTSVRTETGITLKAPQQACVAESIMLNLAGQLIMLQRDRSGPQVREKDSPANNKKLLPFCPPVVLAQCVEHVWTTCRSNRKKRYLLDALWLSCGEAGMKVWLPLFPRDHRKPHSFLSRRIMLPFHINIYPLAVLFEDALVLGATNETVLYDGLQGSAEPLEALFPYCTVERTSQIYLHHILRQLLVRNLGEHALMLAQSCASLPYFPHVMELMVHVVLEEEATSREPIPDPLLPTVAKFITEFPLFLQTIVHCARKTEYALWNYLFAAVGNPKDLFEECLIAQDLDTAASYLIILQNMEVPAVSRQHATLLFNTALEQGKWDLCRHMIRFLKAIGSGEMETPPPTPTTQEPSSTEIFRNRSISLSQSADCITTGKFNLQKTFSMPAGPSAKGRDVECAENMYIDMMLWRHARHLLEQVRLRDLGCFSAQLGFELIGWLCRERNRVAHVDDFVSALKHLHKDFLWPFPVIPVGSLSSPLKNGRCRTVLSTRLLKSQSADSLLNSDMDTALLQADPSNHTWLAGLGGQGAKDMDTASSSHSNQHSPQTHDAFLSLLTNKVEEYSIGSATDLTETSSVVDGDWTMVDENSSTLSLSQAELEHISMELANKGPHKSQVQLRYLLHVFMEAGCLEWCVVIGLILRDSNVIKQVISFLDSPEVPQETVQNVRSGLLAVDTWVSTDCLGYKPFLNTIQPQLQQLIDSASEQILPESSQPTSQSSKMGGSEGLGGAAAPRPEDSRGAAAPLGLSLLPSLEPAGGFPRPPSEDCPPEQTEEQGEEEGAYDCTLS from the exons ACTGCCAAAGGGTACATCCTCCTGTTCGACGTGCTGGGTGGAGGGGATGACAAATACCTCTATGAGCCTGTCTACCCAAA gGGAAGTTCTCGTGTGAAAGTGACCCCAGGTTACAAGGAAGAGCAATGTGCCCCTGCCCTGTCTTTAGAAATGAAGAAGCCGGTGGATCTGGAGGCCCCCATCACCAG TCTGCAGTCCCTCCAGGAGGACTTGCTGGTGTGCACGGCAGACGGCTACCTCCATGTGCTGCACTGGGACGGGCTGGGCAGTAACGGGCGCAAGGCCATCTGCCTCACTACCATCCCTTTCTCACTCGACCTGCAGTCTGCTCGAG gtggtCCCTCTCTGGACCTGGAGGGAGTGTATATCCGTTGCATGGAGTATTGTGTGACCCATGATGGGTACGCTGTGGTTCTGAGCGATGGGCGGCTGGGCTTCATCACACCGCTTAACAACACCATCACCGCAGAC cagctgcagggcgTCTGGGCGGCAGATGTCACGGATGGCACCTGTGTGGCCGTCAACAacaagtacagactgatggccTTTGGCTGCGCCAG TGGCTCGGTGCTGGTGTACATGATCGACAGCGCAGGGTCCATGCAGCTCTCCCACAAACTGGAGCTCACCCCAAAACACTACCCAG ACATCTACAACAAGACGGGCCCAGTCAAACTCATCTGCTGGTCACCTGACTACAGTGTCGTCATGGTTACGTGGGAGTGCGGTGGCCTATCGCTGTGGAGCGTCTTCGGAGCTCACCTCATCTGTACTCTGGGAGAGGACTTTGC GTATCGTTCTGATGGTACTAAGAAGGACCCCATTAAAATCTGCTCTATG AGCTGGGGAGCAGAGGGCTACCACCTGTGGGTGCTGCCTATCAAACCAGAGAGGAAACGGCAGGAAGAACAGCAGGaagaggtggagatggagacgGTGGAACCTCCTCAGCCCTCCCTGCAGGCCGGCATTCTGCAGTTCCAATTCATCAAGAGCGCCCTCACAGTCAACCCATGCACA AGTAACCAGGAGCAGGTGTTACTCCATGGCGAAGACCGCCTCTACCTGACCTGCGGTGACCCCTCGCAGGTCCAGGGCAACTCTGACccgcacacacacttgcacccGTGCGATGGCAGCCCGATGCATCCCGCCCCCAAACAcgaatcctctctctctcagggacTCAGCACTTTACTGGGACACAAGCATTGGCACGTGGTCCAG ATCCACAGCACATACCTAGAGAGCAACTGGCCAATAAGG TTTGCAGCCATAGACACAGCAGGCCAGTGCATGGCTGTAGCAGGGAGGCGGGGTTTTGCACACTACTCCTTATTCACAAGGAAATGGAAGCTGTTTGGAAATATCACTCAG GAGCAGAACATGACGGTGACGGGAGGTCTCGCTTGGTGGAACGACTTTGTGGTGGTGGCCTGCTACAACCATATAGACCACCAAGAGCAG TTGAGGCTCTACCAACGCTCATCCAACCTGGACAACGCCTTCGCCTCGGTCACTAAGCTGCACTCCGGCACGCTGCTGCTCAACGTCTTCAGAGACATGGTCATCTTGTTCCGAGACGACTGCTCCATCTGCCTCTATAGCATTGAGAGGAGGAATGACGG CCCAAACCCGTCAGCCAgcgtggagctgctgcaggaggtgtCCATGTCTCGCTACATCCCCCACCCGGCCCTCGTGGTCTCTGTCACACTCACGTCCGTGCGCACAGAGACCGGCATCACATTGAAAGCCCCGCAGCAg GCCTGCGTGGCAGAAAGCATCATGTTGAATCTGGCCGGCCAGTTGATCATGCTACAGAGGGACCGCTCAGGTCCACAGGTACGAGAGAAGGATTCCCCTGCTAACAACAAGAAGCTG CTACCATTTTGTCCTCCTGTGGTGTTGGCCCAGTGTGTGGAACATGTGTGGACCACCTGTCGCTCCAACAGGAAGAAGCGCTACCTGCTGGACGCCCTGTGGCTGTCGTGTGGCGAAGCCGGCATGAAAGTCTGGTTGCCGCTGTTCCCCCGGGACCACCGCAAGCCCCACTCCTTCCTCTCCAGACGCATCATGCTGCCGTTCCACATCAACATCTATCCTCTGGCTGTGCTGTTTGAGGACGCCCTGGTGCTCGGGGCAACCAATGAGACTGTGCTCTACGATGGGCTGCAGGGATCAGCAGAGCCACTGGAGGCGCTCTTTCCCTACTGCACAGTAGAGAGGACCTCCCAGATCTACCTCCACCACATCCTCAGGCAGCTGCTGGTTCGAAACCTGGGTGAACAC GCTTTGATGCTGGCTCAGTCATGTGCCTCCCTCCCCTACTTCCCCCATGTCATGGAGCTGATGGTGCATGTGGTCCTGGAAGAAGAGGCGACGTCCCGGGAGCCCATCCCAGACCCTCTGCTGCCCACCGTGGCCAAGTTCATCACGGAGTTCCCGCTCTTCCTTCAGACCATCGTCCACTGCGCCCGGAAGACGGAGTACGCGCTGTGGAACTACCTGTTTGCCGCTGTGGGAAACCCCAAAGATCTGTTCGAGGAGTGCCTCATAGCTCAGGACCTGGACACAGCAGCTTCTTATCTGATTATACTGCAG AACATGGAGGTTCCAGCAGTGAGCAGGCAGCACGCCACCCTCCTCTTCAACACGGCGTTGGAACAGGGCAAGTGGGACCTGTGTCGGCACATGATCCGATTCCTCAAAGCCATTGGCTCAGGGGAGATGGAGACTCCGCCCCCAACACCCACCACTCAG GAACCCAGCTCAACTGAGATCTTTAGAAATCGCAGCATTAGTTTGTCTCAGTCGGCAGATTGCATCACTACAGGAAAGTTCAACCTGCAGAAGACCTTCAGTATGCCAGCTGGACCCTCGGCTAAAGG CCGGGATGTGGAATGTGCAGAGAACATGTATATTGACATGATGCTGTGGCGCCACGCCCGTCACCTCCTGGAGCAGGTGCGCCTCCGCGACCTGGGCTGCTTCTCGGCACAGCTGGGCTTCGAGCTCATTGGCTGGCTGTGCCGCGAACGGAACCGCGTGGCTCACGTAGATGATTTTGTTTCGGCGTTGAAACATCTCCACAAGGATTTTCTCTGGCCGTTCCCTGTCATTCCTGTGGGAAGCCTCAGCTCGCCCCTGAAGAACGGGCGGTGTCGCACAG TGCTGAGCACCAGGCTGCTGAAGTCACAGTCAGCCGACAGCCTGTTGAACAGCGACATGGACACAGCGCTCCTTCAGGCAGATCCCAGCAACCACACCTGGCTGGCCGGGCTGGGGGGGCAGGGGGCCAAAGACATGGACACGGCCTCGTCCTCCCACTCCAACCAGCACTCACCACAGACACACGACGCCTTCCTGTCACTGCTCACCAACAAAG TGGAGGAGTACAGCATCGGCTCGGCCACAGACCTCACAGAAACCAGCTCGGTGGTGGACGGTGATTGGACGATGGTCGACGAGAACTCGTCCACGCTGAGCCTGAGCCAGGCCGAGCTGGAGCACATCTCCATGGAGCTGGCCAACAAGGGCCCGCACAAGTCACAGGTGCAGCTCAG gtACCTGCTCCATGTGTTCATGGAGGCCGGCTGCCTGGAGTGGTGCGTGGTGATAGGTTTGATCCTGCGGGACTCTAACGTGATCAAGCAGGTGATCAGCTTCCTGGACAGCCCGGAGGTTCCTCAGGAAACTGTGCAGAATGTCCGGAGCGGCTTGTTGGCCGTGGACACCTGGGTCTCCACTGACTG cCTGGGATACAAACCATTcctcaacaccatccagccgcagctgcagcagctgatcgACTCGGCCTCGGAGCAGATTCTGCCTGAATCCTCCCAGCCGACCAGCCAGAGCTCCAAAATGGGAGGCTCTGAAGGTCTGGGAGGTGCTGCGGCCCCCCGGCCCGAGGACAGCAGGGGGGCCGCGGCGCCGCTGGGCCTGTCGCTGCTGCCCTCCCTGGAACCCGCGGGA
- the ric1 gene encoding guanine nucleotide exchange factor subunit RIC1 isoform X1: MYFLTGWPRRLLCPLRSEEEPFHIQPSSQRLYFAVLSDTQLSVWFSRPSVLIVSYIESSKAATQFGFYQQAEWKPDDSMIAVATAKGYILLFDVLGGGDDKYLYEPVYPKGSSRVKVTPGYKEEQCAPALSLEMKKPVDLEAPITSLQSLQEDLLVCTADGYLHVLHWDGLGSNGRKAICLTTIPFSLDLQSARGGPSLDLEGVYIRCMEYCVTHDGYAVVLSDGRLGFITPLNNTITADLMESVTSPCSKQLQGVWAADVTDGTCVAVNNKYRLMAFGCASGSVLVYMIDSAGSMQLSHKLELTPKHYPDIYNKTGPVKLICWSPDYSVVMVTWECGGLSLWSVFGAHLICTLGEDFAYRSDGTKKDPIKICSMSWGAEGYHLWVLPIKPERKRQEEQQEEVEMETVEPPQPSLQAGILQFQFIKSALTVNPCTSNQEQVLLHGEDRLYLTCGDPSQVQGNSDPHTHLHPCDGSPMHPAPKHESSLSQGLSTLLGHKHWHVVQIHSTYLESNWPIRFAAIDTAGQCMAVAGRRGFAHYSLFTRKWKLFGNITQEQNMTVTGGLAWWNDFVVVACYNHIDHQEQLRLYQRSSNLDNAFASVTKLHSGTLLLNVFRDMVILFRDDCSICLYSIERRNDGPNPSASVELLQEVSMSRYIPHPALVVSVTLTSVRTETGITLKAPQQACVAESIMLNLAGQLIMLQRDRSGPQVREKDSPANNKKLLPFCPPVVLAQCVEHVWTTCRSNRKKRYLLDALWLSCGEAGMKVWLPLFPRDHRKPHSFLSRRIMLPFHINIYPLAVLFEDALVLGATNETVLYDGLQGSAEPLEALFPYCTVERTSQIYLHHILRQLLVRNLGEHALMLAQSCASLPYFPHVMELMVHVVLEEEATSREPIPDPLLPTVAKFITEFPLFLQTIVHCARKTEYALWNYLFAAVGNPKDLFEECLIAQDLDTAASYLIILQNMEVPAVSRQHATLLFNTALEQGKWDLCRHMIRFLKAIGSGEMETPPPTPTTQEPSSTEIFRNRSISLSQSADCITTGKFNLQKTFSMPAGPSAKGRDVECAENMYIDMMLWRHARHLLEQVRLRDLGCFSAQLGFELIGWLCRERNRVAHVDDFVSALKHLHKDFLWPFPVIPVGSLSSPLKNGRCRTVLSTRLLKSQSADSLLNSDMDTALLQADPSNHTWLAGLGGQGAKDMDTASSSHSNQHSPQTHDAFLSLLTNKVEEYSIGSATDLTETSSVVDGDWTMVDENSSTLSLSQAELEHISMELANKGPHKSQVQLRYLLHVFMEAGCLEWCVVIGLILRDSNVIKQVISFLDSPEVPQETVQNVRSGLLAVDTWVSTDCLGYKPFLNTIQPQLQQLIDSASEQILPESSQPTSQSSKMGGSEGLGGAAAPRPEDSRGAAAPLGLSLLPSLEPAGGFPRPPSEDCPPEQTEEQGEEEGAYDCTLS; this comes from the exons ACTGCCAAAGGGTACATCCTCCTGTTCGACGTGCTGGGTGGAGGGGATGACAAATACCTCTATGAGCCTGTCTACCCAAA gGGAAGTTCTCGTGTGAAAGTGACCCCAGGTTACAAGGAAGAGCAATGTGCCCCTGCCCTGTCTTTAGAAATGAAGAAGCCGGTGGATCTGGAGGCCCCCATCACCAG TCTGCAGTCCCTCCAGGAGGACTTGCTGGTGTGCACGGCAGACGGCTACCTCCATGTGCTGCACTGGGACGGGCTGGGCAGTAACGGGCGCAAGGCCATCTGCCTCACTACCATCCCTTTCTCACTCGACCTGCAGTCTGCTCGAG gtggtCCCTCTCTGGACCTGGAGGGAGTGTATATCCGTTGCATGGAGTATTGTGTGACCCATGATGGGTACGCTGTGGTTCTGAGCGATGGGCGGCTGGGCTTCATCACACCGCTTAACAACACCATCACCGCAGAC CTGATGGAATCTGTTACCTCGCCATGCTCCAAG cagctgcagggcgTCTGGGCGGCAGATGTCACGGATGGCACCTGTGTGGCCGTCAACAacaagtacagactgatggccTTTGGCTGCGCCAG TGGCTCGGTGCTGGTGTACATGATCGACAGCGCAGGGTCCATGCAGCTCTCCCACAAACTGGAGCTCACCCCAAAACACTACCCAG ACATCTACAACAAGACGGGCCCAGTCAAACTCATCTGCTGGTCACCTGACTACAGTGTCGTCATGGTTACGTGGGAGTGCGGTGGCCTATCGCTGTGGAGCGTCTTCGGAGCTCACCTCATCTGTACTCTGGGAGAGGACTTTGC GTATCGTTCTGATGGTACTAAGAAGGACCCCATTAAAATCTGCTCTATG AGCTGGGGAGCAGAGGGCTACCACCTGTGGGTGCTGCCTATCAAACCAGAGAGGAAACGGCAGGAAGAACAGCAGGaagaggtggagatggagacgGTGGAACCTCCTCAGCCCTCCCTGCAGGCCGGCATTCTGCAGTTCCAATTCATCAAGAGCGCCCTCACAGTCAACCCATGCACA AGTAACCAGGAGCAGGTGTTACTCCATGGCGAAGACCGCCTCTACCTGACCTGCGGTGACCCCTCGCAGGTCCAGGGCAACTCTGACccgcacacacacttgcacccGTGCGATGGCAGCCCGATGCATCCCGCCCCCAAACAcgaatcctctctctctcagggacTCAGCACTTTACTGGGACACAAGCATTGGCACGTGGTCCAG ATCCACAGCACATACCTAGAGAGCAACTGGCCAATAAGG TTTGCAGCCATAGACACAGCAGGCCAGTGCATGGCTGTAGCAGGGAGGCGGGGTTTTGCACACTACTCCTTATTCACAAGGAAATGGAAGCTGTTTGGAAATATCACTCAG GAGCAGAACATGACGGTGACGGGAGGTCTCGCTTGGTGGAACGACTTTGTGGTGGTGGCCTGCTACAACCATATAGACCACCAAGAGCAG TTGAGGCTCTACCAACGCTCATCCAACCTGGACAACGCCTTCGCCTCGGTCACTAAGCTGCACTCCGGCACGCTGCTGCTCAACGTCTTCAGAGACATGGTCATCTTGTTCCGAGACGACTGCTCCATCTGCCTCTATAGCATTGAGAGGAGGAATGACGG CCCAAACCCGTCAGCCAgcgtggagctgctgcaggaggtgtCCATGTCTCGCTACATCCCCCACCCGGCCCTCGTGGTCTCTGTCACACTCACGTCCGTGCGCACAGAGACCGGCATCACATTGAAAGCCCCGCAGCAg GCCTGCGTGGCAGAAAGCATCATGTTGAATCTGGCCGGCCAGTTGATCATGCTACAGAGGGACCGCTCAGGTCCACAGGTACGAGAGAAGGATTCCCCTGCTAACAACAAGAAGCTG CTACCATTTTGTCCTCCTGTGGTGTTGGCCCAGTGTGTGGAACATGTGTGGACCACCTGTCGCTCCAACAGGAAGAAGCGCTACCTGCTGGACGCCCTGTGGCTGTCGTGTGGCGAAGCCGGCATGAAAGTCTGGTTGCCGCTGTTCCCCCGGGACCACCGCAAGCCCCACTCCTTCCTCTCCAGACGCATCATGCTGCCGTTCCACATCAACATCTATCCTCTGGCTGTGCTGTTTGAGGACGCCCTGGTGCTCGGGGCAACCAATGAGACTGTGCTCTACGATGGGCTGCAGGGATCAGCAGAGCCACTGGAGGCGCTCTTTCCCTACTGCACAGTAGAGAGGACCTCCCAGATCTACCTCCACCACATCCTCAGGCAGCTGCTGGTTCGAAACCTGGGTGAACAC GCTTTGATGCTGGCTCAGTCATGTGCCTCCCTCCCCTACTTCCCCCATGTCATGGAGCTGATGGTGCATGTGGTCCTGGAAGAAGAGGCGACGTCCCGGGAGCCCATCCCAGACCCTCTGCTGCCCACCGTGGCCAAGTTCATCACGGAGTTCCCGCTCTTCCTTCAGACCATCGTCCACTGCGCCCGGAAGACGGAGTACGCGCTGTGGAACTACCTGTTTGCCGCTGTGGGAAACCCCAAAGATCTGTTCGAGGAGTGCCTCATAGCTCAGGACCTGGACACAGCAGCTTCTTATCTGATTATACTGCAG AACATGGAGGTTCCAGCAGTGAGCAGGCAGCACGCCACCCTCCTCTTCAACACGGCGTTGGAACAGGGCAAGTGGGACCTGTGTCGGCACATGATCCGATTCCTCAAAGCCATTGGCTCAGGGGAGATGGAGACTCCGCCCCCAACACCCACCACTCAG GAACCCAGCTCAACTGAGATCTTTAGAAATCGCAGCATTAGTTTGTCTCAGTCGGCAGATTGCATCACTACAGGAAAGTTCAACCTGCAGAAGACCTTCAGTATGCCAGCTGGACCCTCGGCTAAAGG CCGGGATGTGGAATGTGCAGAGAACATGTATATTGACATGATGCTGTGGCGCCACGCCCGTCACCTCCTGGAGCAGGTGCGCCTCCGCGACCTGGGCTGCTTCTCGGCACAGCTGGGCTTCGAGCTCATTGGCTGGCTGTGCCGCGAACGGAACCGCGTGGCTCACGTAGATGATTTTGTTTCGGCGTTGAAACATCTCCACAAGGATTTTCTCTGGCCGTTCCCTGTCATTCCTGTGGGAAGCCTCAGCTCGCCCCTGAAGAACGGGCGGTGTCGCACAG TGCTGAGCACCAGGCTGCTGAAGTCACAGTCAGCCGACAGCCTGTTGAACAGCGACATGGACACAGCGCTCCTTCAGGCAGATCCCAGCAACCACACCTGGCTGGCCGGGCTGGGGGGGCAGGGGGCCAAAGACATGGACACGGCCTCGTCCTCCCACTCCAACCAGCACTCACCACAGACACACGACGCCTTCCTGTCACTGCTCACCAACAAAG TGGAGGAGTACAGCATCGGCTCGGCCACAGACCTCACAGAAACCAGCTCGGTGGTGGACGGTGATTGGACGATGGTCGACGAGAACTCGTCCACGCTGAGCCTGAGCCAGGCCGAGCTGGAGCACATCTCCATGGAGCTGGCCAACAAGGGCCCGCACAAGTCACAGGTGCAGCTCAG gtACCTGCTCCATGTGTTCATGGAGGCCGGCTGCCTGGAGTGGTGCGTGGTGATAGGTTTGATCCTGCGGGACTCTAACGTGATCAAGCAGGTGATCAGCTTCCTGGACAGCCCGGAGGTTCCTCAGGAAACTGTGCAGAATGTCCGGAGCGGCTTGTTGGCCGTGGACACCTGGGTCTCCACTGACTG cCTGGGATACAAACCATTcctcaacaccatccagccgcagctgcagcagctgatcgACTCGGCCTCGGAGCAGATTCTGCCTGAATCCTCCCAGCCGACCAGCCAGAGCTCCAAAATGGGAGGCTCTGAAGGTCTGGGAGGTGCTGCGGCCCCCCGGCCCGAGGACAGCAGGGGGGCCGCGGCGCCGCTGGGCCTGTCGCTGCTGCCCTCCCTGGAACCCGCGGGA